One Streptomyces sp. NBC_00223 genomic window carries:
- a CDS encoding vWA domain-containing protein: MSYSAEISRTNPGCFIFLVDQSTSMGDAIGDEAQQQKADVVANAINRLLTELSVKCAKEEGVRDYFHVAVVGYGHSVGSAFGGALAGRDLVPLGEVANNPARVENRVKKVSDGAGGLVETSVSFPVWMDPVAQGGTPMTRALGYADSLVARWIEEHPGGFPPIVLNLTDGESTDGDPTSAAISIASHATADGTVLLFNLHVSAGGGSPITFPDAEAGLPDSYARTLFEMSSVLPSHMRSYAASQGHRVSEDTRGFVYNADIVSVVEFLDIGTRATELR; the protein is encoded by the coding sequence ATGTCGTACTCCGCAGAGATCAGCCGTACTAATCCGGGTTGTTTCATCTTCCTTGTCGACCAGTCGACGTCGATGGGTGACGCGATCGGTGACGAAGCCCAACAACAGAAGGCCGATGTCGTCGCGAACGCCATCAACCGGCTGCTCACCGAACTGTCGGTCAAGTGCGCCAAGGAAGAGGGCGTCCGGGACTACTTTCATGTCGCGGTCGTCGGCTACGGGCATTCAGTCGGTTCCGCGTTCGGGGGCGCTTTGGCCGGCCGTGACCTCGTTCCACTGGGTGAGGTCGCCAACAACCCCGCGCGGGTGGAGAACCGGGTGAAGAAGGTCTCGGACGGGGCCGGCGGACTGGTGGAGACCAGCGTCAGTTTCCCGGTGTGGATGGATCCGGTCGCGCAGGGCGGCACGCCGATGACGCGCGCGTTGGGATACGCGGATTCGCTGGTAGCTCGGTGGATCGAAGAACACCCCGGGGGCTTCCCGCCGATCGTGCTGAATCTTACCGACGGTGAATCGACCGACGGCGATCCGACCAGCGCGGCGATATCCATCGCGTCGCACGCGACAGCCGATGGCACCGTGCTGCTGTTCAACCTTCATGTCTCCGCGGGCGGCGGTTCGCCGATCACGTTCCCGGACGCGGAGGCAGGTCTGCCGGACTCATATGCGCGGACACTCTTCGAGATGTCCAGCGTCCTGCCGAGCCACATGCGTTCCTACGCGGCCTCGCAGGGCCACCGTGTCTCGGAAGATACCCGAGGATTCGTCTACAACGCCGACATCGTCTCGGTAGTGGAGTTCCTGGACATCGGAACCCGAGCCACTGAACTGCGGTGA
- a CDS encoding restriction endonuclease, translating into MLIAFIAAHPVLGVLILVGLLAATVTVAVRRIRKRTELRALWAARAQHTEAYWTMSPKEFEHALAFLCRRDGCRDVRVVGGSGDLGADVIATAPDGRRLVLQAKRYGPSSTVGSGDVQKVNGTYRHPHGGHLAAIVTTSRFTRPARDYAVRVGIRLFDGDALAGWASRTGPAPWH; encoded by the coding sequence ATGCTGATCGCCTTCATTGCCGCTCACCCGGTGCTCGGGGTGCTGATCCTCGTCGGCTTGCTCGCCGCCACCGTGACGGTGGCGGTCCGACGTATCCGGAAGCGGACCGAACTCCGAGCCCTGTGGGCCGCCCGGGCCCAGCACACGGAGGCGTACTGGACCATGTCGCCAAAGGAGTTTGAGCACGCGCTGGCATTCCTGTGCCGACGGGACGGATGCAGGGACGTCCGGGTCGTGGGTGGCTCCGGGGATCTCGGGGCGGACGTCATCGCGACCGCCCCTGACGGTCGCCGCCTGGTCCTCCAGGCGAAGCGGTATGGTCCCAGCTCCACGGTCGGCAGCGGTGACGTACAGAAAGTGAACGGGACGTACCGCCACCCTCATGGCGGCCATTTGGCCGCGATTGTCACCACGAGCCGGTTCACCCGGCCCGCACGGGACTATGCGGTGCGCGTCGGCATACGCCTCTTCGACGGCGACGCCCTGGCCGGCTGGGCTTCCCGGACCGGTCCCGCGCCATGGCACTGA
- a CDS encoding DUF6531 domain-containing protein codes for MLDLDRDPVPGDPYEVKELARRLGDFADDVASALRSVRGLGGDTAVQEWAGLSGEEYRSQFGDLPGELDKLERSYRLASGALDDYWPQLQTAQADADRALAHGRTARADLDAAHNQLTNADAWVKRAQDKSQQYQADPQPGVPPPTEEEVRAATRNATDANIARTTASAAVHDAQARLNAAKELAAQAAGLRDTAATTAHHALHEASHAGIRNKHWWEKAVDFVADHWDQIIAACKIIVAVLGIVVMIIGGPLAWLVLAAAILVLADTLTKYLKGQASLWDVLFAALDCIPMFKGLTTAGGLLKMARELPTLLKSGKALENIANSIRKSGAALRDLRETAVNMSKRFKCGDPVDVATGEMVMSAVDVQLPGVLPLVLERHHVSAYRTGRWFGPSWASTLDQRLLLDDQGVRYTSEDGMVLHYPVPAPDWDVLPGEGPRWPLRWDGVPGGEIRITRPDRGQTLHFRALSRGSLTELPLAAISDRNGNTSTLVYGEDGIPREIRHNGGYRIGLSTADGRVTELRLLSHPDRPVLLRYGYDDRGDLRRVTDSSGLPFRLGYDTDHRVVSWVARGGTKYHYTYDAAGRCIRTTGSDGVLDYGYVYDTENRTTRVTDSLGHTTTYEFNELGQLVRTIDPLGHATVRRWDRYDNLLSRTDALGRTTYYEHDAAGRLTRFIRPDGAATTMAYNDLGLPETVTLPDGARWRHEYDERGNRVRTVDPLGAATARRYDDHGRLVRITDAVGGVHEVVPDDAGLPVTSIRADGAVTAYAHDPFGRIVTIVDPLGGESTLTWTPEGKLRGRRWPDGSGEHWKHDADGNLIERTEPHGAVTRFAVGAFDLLTAKTLADGTVLRFDYDTELRITSVTNAAGRRWTYEYDPRGLLVGETDFNGRTIRYRHDAAGQLVERVNGAGEAVRYVRDAAGRAVEWHSGAAVTTMEYDAADRVVRAVNADAELIVEHDALGRAVRQTVNGRTLTNVYDALGRRTERRTPIGAVSTWEWDAGTRAGALRTAGRRVAFSYDGGGAETGRTVDQGVVDIRQRWDAKRRVVSRTVSRGGTADEPRALVRHRSYRYREDDHLTGVTDESGGHDFALDPVGRVLTVSAEDWAESYAYDSAGNMVHGMWPAEAAGGSSAPDTSPATGSRSYDGTLIRRAGRTTYTHDEQGRVVRRVRRTLSGAKATWRFVWNAEDRLTEAHTPDGRRWRYLYDPLGRRTAKVETTADGTVVTRTDFVWDGTQLAEQTLSAGDGSASLTAVTWDAMPGSRQPVGQTERVLTASSAQSDIDARFYCIVTDLVGSPTELIGMDGEVAWQADSTLYGNRGPGAARSVDCPLRFPGQYFDAETGLHYNVFRYYDPEVGGYYSPDPLGLDAGPNPHAYVPNPMSWCDPLGLKCLEFFTVQGLDDAARFRSTGEPWPLEMHRAHFGPGVYSWGSRTEAEKYLALKLRRSENADLELMRFTVHEKDFAKLKKVDISQMTDDEAQAFLDRYSLMSDTGKADHGLEYITRPTGMGPEHFFDKSVFGLLRFD; via the coding sequence GTGCTGGATCTGGACCGGGACCCCGTGCCGGGTGATCCGTACGAGGTGAAGGAACTCGCCCGCAGGCTGGGGGACTTCGCCGACGATGTCGCCTCCGCGCTGCGCTCGGTCCGCGGGCTGGGCGGTGACACCGCCGTCCAGGAATGGGCGGGGCTGTCGGGGGAGGAGTACCGCAGCCAGTTCGGCGACCTGCCCGGCGAACTCGACAAACTCGAACGCTCCTACCGCCTCGCCTCCGGCGCCCTGGACGACTACTGGCCCCAGCTCCAGACCGCACAGGCCGACGCCGACCGCGCCCTGGCCCACGGCCGCACCGCCCGCGCCGACCTCGACGCCGCCCACAACCAACTGACCAACGCCGACGCCTGGGTCAAACGCGCCCAGGACAAATCCCAGCAGTACCAGGCCGACCCCCAACCCGGCGTCCCCCCGCCCACCGAGGAAGAAGTCCGGGCCGCCACCCGCAACGCCACCGACGCCAACATCGCCCGCACCACCGCCTCCGCGGCCGTCCACGACGCCCAGGCACGTCTGAACGCCGCCAAGGAACTCGCCGCCCAGGCAGCCGGCCTGCGCGACACCGCCGCCACCACCGCACACCACGCCCTGCACGAGGCGTCCCACGCCGGCATCCGCAACAAACACTGGTGGGAAAAGGCCGTCGACTTCGTCGCCGACCACTGGGACCAGATCATCGCCGCCTGCAAGATCATCGTCGCCGTCCTCGGCATCGTCGTGATGATCATCGGCGGACCCCTGGCCTGGCTCGTCCTCGCCGCCGCGATCCTCGTCCTCGCCGACACCCTCACCAAATACCTCAAAGGCCAAGCCAGCCTCTGGGACGTCCTCTTCGCCGCCCTCGACTGCATCCCCATGTTCAAAGGCCTCACCACCGCAGGCGGCCTCCTCAAAATGGCCCGCGAACTCCCCACCCTCCTTAAATCCGGCAAAGCCCTGGAGAACATCGCCAACAGCATCCGCAAAAGCGGCGCGGCCCTGCGGGATCTGCGCGAAACCGCCGTCAACATGTCCAAGCGCTTCAAGTGCGGCGATCCCGTCGATGTCGCCACCGGCGAGATGGTCATGTCGGCAGTCGACGTGCAACTGCCCGGAGTACTGCCACTGGTCCTGGAACGGCACCACGTCTCGGCCTACCGCACCGGCCGGTGGTTCGGACCGTCGTGGGCCTCCACACTCGACCAGCGTCTCCTCCTGGACGACCAAGGAGTGCGGTACACCTCCGAGGACGGGATGGTCCTCCACTACCCCGTCCCGGCGCCGGATTGGGACGTTCTTCCCGGTGAAGGGCCCCGTTGGCCGCTGCGCTGGGACGGTGTACCCGGCGGGGAGATCCGTATCACCCGACCGGACCGCGGGCAGACCCTCCACTTCCGCGCACTGTCCCGCGGTTCTCTCACCGAGCTGCCCCTGGCCGCGATCAGCGATCGCAACGGCAATACGAGCACCCTTGTCTACGGCGAGGACGGCATCCCGCGCGAGATCCGCCACAACGGCGGATATCGCATCGGCCTGTCGACGGCCGACGGGCGGGTGACCGAACTCCGTCTGCTGAGCCACCCCGACCGGCCGGTCCTGCTGCGCTACGGGTACGACGACCGCGGTGACCTGAGGCGCGTCACCGACTCCTCCGGCCTGCCGTTCCGCCTGGGCTACGACACCGACCACCGGGTCGTGAGCTGGGTGGCCCGCGGGGGCACCAAGTACCACTACACATACGACGCCGCAGGCCGCTGCATACGCACCACCGGCTCGGACGGGGTCCTCGACTACGGCTACGTCTACGACACCGAGAATCGCACCACGCGCGTCACCGACTCCCTCGGACACACGACGACGTACGAGTTCAACGAGCTGGGCCAGCTGGTGCGGACGATCGATCCCCTCGGTCACGCCACCGTCCGTAGGTGGGACCGGTACGACAACCTGCTGTCCCGCACCGACGCCCTGGGCCGCACCACGTACTACGAACACGACGCGGCAGGCCGCCTGACCCGTTTCATCCGGCCCGACGGGGCCGCCACGACGATGGCCTACAACGACCTCGGTCTGCCGGAAACGGTCACCCTGCCGGACGGTGCTCGCTGGCGACACGAATACGACGAGCGGGGCAACCGCGTCCGCACCGTCGACCCGCTGGGAGCCGCCACCGCTCGCCGGTACGACGACCACGGTCGCCTCGTCCGCATCACCGACGCCGTGGGTGGCGTACACGAGGTGGTCCCCGACGACGCGGGTCTTCCCGTGACCAGCATCCGTGCCGACGGCGCCGTCACCGCCTACGCACACGACCCCTTCGGCCGGATCGTCACGATCGTCGATCCGCTCGGCGGCGAGTCCACGCTCACGTGGACGCCGGAAGGAAAGCTGCGCGGCCGGAGATGGCCGGACGGATCCGGCGAGCACTGGAAGCACGACGCCGACGGCAATCTGATCGAGCGCACAGAGCCGCACGGAGCGGTGACCCGCTTCGCGGTCGGCGCCTTCGACCTCCTGACGGCCAAGACGCTCGCCGACGGCACGGTCCTGAGATTCGACTACGACACCGAATTGCGCATCACCTCGGTCACGAACGCCGCCGGCCGGCGCTGGACGTACGAGTACGACCCCCGGGGACTGCTCGTCGGCGAGACGGACTTCAACGGGCGGACGATTCGCTATCGGCACGATGCCGCGGGCCAGCTCGTCGAACGCGTCAACGGTGCCGGCGAGGCCGTCCGATACGTCAGGGACGCGGCCGGCCGGGCCGTCGAGTGGCACAGCGGCGCCGCGGTGACCACGATGGAGTACGACGCGGCGGACCGTGTCGTCCGCGCGGTCAACGCCGACGCGGAACTCATCGTCGAGCACGACGCGTTGGGCCGGGCAGTCCGCCAGACCGTCAACGGCAGGACACTGACGAACGTCTACGACGCACTGGGCCGCAGAACGGAACGCCGCACCCCCATAGGCGCGGTGAGCACATGGGAATGGGACGCCGGGACGCGGGCCGGCGCCCTGCGCACCGCCGGACGGCGGGTCGCGTTCTCGTACGACGGCGGCGGTGCGGAGACCGGCCGCACCGTCGACCAAGGCGTCGTGGACATCCGGCAGCGGTGGGACGCCAAGCGCCGTGTCGTCTCCCGAACGGTCAGCCGCGGCGGAACGGCCGACGAGCCCCGGGCGCTGGTACGCCATCGGAGCTACCGCTACCGGGAGGACGACCACCTCACCGGTGTGACGGACGAGTCCGGTGGACACGACTTCGCCCTCGATCCGGTCGGCCGGGTGCTCACCGTCTCGGCAGAGGACTGGGCGGAGAGCTACGCGTACGACTCCGCGGGCAACATGGTGCACGGCATGTGGCCCGCGGAGGCGGCGGGCGGGAGCAGCGCCCCCGACACCTCCCCGGCGACCGGGAGCCGCTCCTACGACGGGACACTCATCCGGCGTGCGGGCCGGACCACTTACACGCACGACGAGCAGGGCCGGGTCGTGCGGCGGGTCCGCCGGACGCTCTCCGGTGCCAAGGCCACCTGGCGGTTCGTCTGGAACGCCGAGGACCGGCTCACCGAGGCACACACTCCCGACGGCCGTCGCTGGCGCTACCTCTACGATCCCCTCGGCCGTCGGACGGCGAAGGTCGAGACGACCGCGGACGGCACCGTCGTCACCCGGACCGACTTCGTGTGGGACGGCACGCAGTTGGCCGAACAGACTCTCTCCGCCGGGGACGGGTCTGCCTCCCTCACCGCTGTGACCTGGGACGCCATGCCCGGAAGCCGTCAACCGGTCGGCCAGACCGAACGCGTCCTCACCGCCTCGTCGGCGCAGAGCGACATCGACGCGCGCTTCTACTGCATCGTGACCGACCTCGTCGGGTCGCCGACCGAACTGATCGGCATGGACGGCGAGGTGGCGTGGCAGGCGGACAGCACCCTCTACGGCAACCGCGGGCCGGGCGCGGCGCGGAGCGTCGACTGCCCGCTGCGTTTCCCGGGCCAGTACTTCGACGCCGAGACGGGACTCCACTACAACGTCTTCCGCTACTACGACCCCGAAGTGGGCGGGTATTACAGCCCCGACCCCCTCGGGCTCGACGCCGGACCGAATCCTCACGCGTACGTTCCCAACCCCATGTCCTGGTGCGACCCCCTCGGGCTGAAGTGCCTGGAATTCTTCACCGTTCAGGGACTCGACGACGCGGCGCGGTTCCGGAGCACCGGCGAACCGTGGCCACTGGAGATGCACCGAGCGCACTTCGGTCCGGGCGTGTACTCCTGGGGGTCTCGAACCGAGGCCGAGAAATACCTCGCTCTCAAGCTGCGCAGATCGGAGAACGCCGATCTCGAACTGATGAGGTTCACCGTTCATGAGAAGGACTTCGCCAAGCTCAAAAAGGTCGACATCTCGCAGATGACCGACGACGAGGCACAGGCTTTTCTCGACCGCTACAGTCTGATGTCCGATACCGGAAAAGCCGATCACGGTCTCGAATACATCACCAGGCCCACCGGGATGGGCCCGGAGCACTTCTTCGACAAGTCCGTCTTCGGTCTGCTCAGGTTCGACTAG
- a CDS encoding type II toxin-antitoxin system VapC family toxin, whose translation MAVEYAQGLLDTNIVILRKWLDPAELPAEVAISAITLAELSAGPHEVRRNEEQSDYDEHAERGRRLDILQRAENEFDPIPFDTEAARLYGRVCAAVIGAGRKPRRRVADLMIAAIAIAEELPLFTTNPDDYKGLDGLLTVVPVTRPTILHER comes from the coding sequence ATGGCCGTTGAGTACGCGCAGGGCCTGCTCGACACCAACATCGTCATCCTGCGCAAATGGCTCGACCCCGCGGAACTCCCCGCCGAGGTGGCGATCAGCGCCATCACCCTGGCCGAACTCTCCGCGGGACCCCACGAAGTGCGCAGGAACGAGGAGCAGAGCGACTACGACGAGCACGCGGAAAGGGGCCGGCGTCTGGACATCCTGCAACGCGCCGAGAACGAGTTCGACCCCATCCCCTTCGACACCGAAGCCGCCCGCCTCTACGGCAGGGTCTGCGCCGCCGTGATCGGCGCCGGCCGCAAACCACGCCGCCGTGTCGCCGACCTCATGATCGCCGCCATCGCCATCGCCGAAGAGCTCCCTCTCTTCACCACCAACCCCGACGACTACAAGGGCCTCGACGGCCTCCTCACCGTCGTCCCCGTCACCCGGCCCACCATCCTGCACGAGCGGTGA